CTTTTCTAGGCACGATAGCGGCGATCGTTTCGACCAGACTGATCAATCTGGCTTGGCGAAGTCATGCTCTGTAGCATTTGACTTGTAAGGCATGCTTTGCAGCATCCGACTGTCTTCGGCCCTCGAGGGCAACGGGAACCAGGACATTAGTCTTGTCCATTCCGGGTTTTTTACGTGGTCGCACCACGGGCCAACTTTTCCACGGGCGGCACCTGTTCCATGATGTGTCAGCCTGAGTGTTCTTAAGGTGTGATCTGTGAATGGTAGGACGCACCTATGCCTCGCTCCGGGCGGCAGTTCgacaaaagaagagacaaCAAACGCGTGACGTGTGGTTGATTTATATATATCGGTGGCCATGGGTGGCGAACGCTCGAGCCAGCAGCTGCTATATCGCCGAATCACCACAATAATGTGGCGCACGTGTATGCCTGGAACATTTACTACTGCCTTGACTTCCATCTAATTACTCTTATTAATGTACTACTGCAGAACTACAGTTGTGTTACATGGATAAGATACGATACGCTACGATGTGGTACGGGCCACAACAGCGGCAGAAAAGAGGAGCATCAATATAAAACTGGCAATTTTAGGTAAAAAGAATTAGAAGCTACTACATACAACGAACGAGACTGAAGATGCCTTCGTCACTAGACAGTGCGGTTCAAGTGACGTGTGCCTCTACATGATAAACTTTTTCTGATCAACATCATACAAGGCCagctttccttcctctccaacccTGATCTCAAACTCCCTGTGTTGTTTCATATAGATGCCGTGTACTCTCAGTACTTCACCTGTTCTCACAGCCGTGTTTTCCACTCGATCGTCCACTTCACCACTTTCAACATCCCTCTCTAGTTTTTCGGCTTCATCGTCCGAAATGGGTGTCAGAGTGGCTGACGGCTGACCAGCATCGGGATTGTTTGCCGAGGAAGCTTCCTGACGAGCAGCTTTGTCCCCTGTATAGGATTTGTGGAGGGAACGCAGAAGGGAAGCGGATTTGTGACGGACGTCAGACGACAGGGTTGGCGAGGCAATGATCGAAACGACTATCAACGGAATGGTCAGCTATTTATTCAGACTCCTATATACCAAGGACGAATATACCTTCTCGTTGCAGTGCGGTCAGTCCTCCAGATTCCGCAGAAAGCTTCTCGATAGCTTTCGGCAAAGCTACCGAAGCTGACGTATCGACATTTGATCAGTGGAACTTTGTCTTGATAGGCTGTCGGCGTATACTCACATATACGTGCAATAGTCCCAGAGTTAGCTATCAAGGCCGTTTTAGCGGCAGTCACCCCTTTAGCAATAGCTCCACCAGCCACACTCGCCGCTGCCGCCTACAATGAGTTCCATCAACATGAGTCAACGCCAAACGGTGCGAAGTCAAACACACCGTCTCAAGGGCTACTGCTtctgggagaagagcagtGCCTGCAGTAGCGGCTACTGCTCCCACAGCCACTGATATGACGGCAATGGTGGCTGCGGATTTTAAAACGGAATAGCGAGATTTCttgcttccatcatccaccaacGCCTAAGATGTTTCAAGGTCAGCGGCTGAGCATCTGATAGCATCAAGTGCAGTAATTACTTCGAAAGTGAACCAGACTTTTCCCGGCTGCAATATCAGTCCATCATCGTTAGTTATAACTGTCCTGAGAACAGGGGCGTGGTataaaggaagaggtcaaGCGCACCCTGAATTTGATGGTCTGACCAGGCTGTACGCCATTCTCAAAGTGAAGCGCAGTGACTTGCTTGAGACTGATGTTGAGCGGATGCGCAGTGTTGTTGGTCACTCTGCATGAAGGCA
The Cryptococcus neoformans var. neoformans JEC21 chromosome 8 sequence genome window above contains:
- a CDS encoding expressed protein; this translates as MPSCRVTNNTAHPLNISLKQVTALHFENGVQPGQTIKFRPGKVWFTFEALVDDGSKKSRYSVLKSAATIAVISVAVGAVAATAGTALLPEAVALETAAAASVAGGAIAKGVTAAKTALIANSGTIARISSVALPKAIEKLSAESGGLTALQREVVSIIASPTLSSDVRHKSASLLRSLHKSYTGDKAARQEASSANNPDAGQPSATLTPISDDEAEKLERDVESGEVDDRVENTAVRTGEVLRVHGIYMKQHREFEIRVGEEGKLALYDVDQKKFIM